DNA from Electrophorus electricus isolate fEleEle1 chromosome 5, fEleEle1.pri, whole genome shotgun sequence:
CCTGTGCACCTGAAGAGTTGTTTTTCAGTGTGCAGTTGGAgtgacattttaacatttgcaGATACATTTTTGTTAGTTATTATCATGATTCTAATCCACTGGATGTTTACACTTATGAAAAAATGCAGCAGCTACTTATATACTTATTATTGGTATTGTAAGTGATAAACTACAATGTTGTAAAATTGCAATTAttacaaaacaataatgaaaaaaaagttgtttccATCGCATGCGTCACTCGTACCTGTATCTGACCTCAATATCTAAGTTAGCATATGGAGTCGCTCTGTTTTTGATGCACATGGGGGGCCCGcttacgtgtatgtgtgtgtgtgtgagtccccccccccccccccccccggggtcGGCTCGGGAGGAGGATGTGGTACGCTGGTGGTTTTGCTGTCAGTCTCACACAACACCTGCAGTCAAGCTCTGGAGCATGTTTTGGAAAGTTGGAGCTCAGAGCTGACTTAACGTTCTTGGTGAAACTGACATACAGTTGCTTTTCACCTAACCTCCATTCACAGGAAATGCAGTATCTGGAGTATGAAAAGGAGCATGTGAAACCTTTGTTAACAATAAAAGTCTGAGCTAGCCTAACGAAAAAAAGTGATAATGTGATGACTCACATCCCAGCATGAAGAAAGTCATAGTTCAACGACACCAGTAACAAATAAGTGACAGAACATACTCTCCTAACAGAAGGCAACTGCAAAAGAATGCCAAATTGTTGATCAGAACCAGCAGTATACCAAGGCAAACAGAAGCTAATTGAGGTTTAAATGAAGTGAGCTACTGAGTTCATCCTTTCTGCTCCAAGTTATGTATTGCTTCATTTTTCCTATTTCTCTATTTTAGGCACTCAATCAAACCACAGACTATGAACATCACATTGAAAGTGGCATCTGTGAGAAGAGCTGGGTGAGAGCCTTCCGTAGCTCCTACGAGCCACCTCTCTACTGGATCATCTTTGTGCTGGGAGCTCTGGGCAATCTGCTTGTCGTGTGGATCTACACAACCATGCGCAATCGCCTTAAGACCATGACCGATGTCTATCTGATGAACCTGGCAATAGCTGATCTCCTCTTCCTGGGCACCCTGCCCTTCTGGACCACGGATGCCACCAAGGGCTGGGTGTTCGGCGTCAGCATCTGCCAGGCCATCCCCGCCGTCTACAAGATCAACTTCTTTGCTGGCATGCTCCTGCTCACGTGCATCAGCGTGGACCGCTACATAGCGATTGTCCACGTGACCGAGGCGCACAACTTCAAGAGGAGGCGCATGTTCTACAGCAAGCTGgcctgcatgtgcgtgtggtTGGTTTCCTGCCTCTTGTCTCTACCAGAGTTCCTCTTCGCTCAGGTGAAGACGAATCCTAGAGGTGTATCCTCTTGCAGCCTGGTCTATCCCACAGAAGATAATAACCTTACCAAAGTCCTGGTCCTCTCCCTGCAGATCTCAGTAGgcttctgtctccctctgctggtcatGGTCATGTGCTATTCCATGATCATCCGCACACTGATTCAGGCTCGCAACTTCGAAAAGCACAAGGCATTGAGGGTCATCTTCGCTGTGGTGGCAGCATTTGTCCTCTCCCAGCTGCCGTACAATGTACATCTGATCATAGAGGCAACGCAGGCTTATAACGCGACCATGATGGACTGCGAAGTCATGAAGATGTTCGACGTAGCCGGGCAAGTTGTAAAGAGCCTGGCCTACACACATTGCTGCCTGAACCCTATCCTGTATGCCTTCATTGGGGTTCGCTTCCGGAAGGATCTACTGCACCTGTGTCACTGCTTGTCGGCTGGGCTGGGTGGGATCCATAAACCACAAGCAGTTCCCAAGAGACCGTCAGTCATGTCTGACACGGACACCACTCCAGCATTGTCTTTGTAGTCTGCTGGCAACCAATCCCCCATTTTTGGTTGATGTTCTTTCCAAGGACTGGCCAATCATACTCCAATTAGCCTATAGCACCTTATGACTCCAtcctagcgtgtgtgtgtgtgtgtgtgtgtgtgtgtgtgtgtgtgtgtgtgtgtgtgtgtgtgtgtgtgtgtgtgtgtgtgtgtatgtgtgtgtgtgtatatatatatacacactctatgatgtaggtttcatttcaactttggtGGTGACGccgctcacaccacccaactaAGACATTATATGTGTAGTGTGACCAGGAATTATTGGGGTGACATGTCCCCATACTCCCTGAAATTACGTCTATGATATAatcacttgatttttttttttttacatttagggTTTGGAGAGAacattgtatatttttgtaaataatctaTAATTCTTTTGTAAGTGGATTACTCTTTTTGTAATGGTCTGTACTTCTAGTCtcaaataaaatgcattgcAAGAAATATGAATTTCTTtctgaaactttaaaaatgggggggttttgttgctttttttcttcagtaaatTCACGACGGAGGTAGTCTTTGGAGTTTGGCAATTACTCTTTGTTCTTGATTTGATACCAACAGCAGGATATACTGTCATTGATATTAGTTTGTAGCTTTTTTAATCGTTAATTAATTGGTCACATTGTTACCTACTCATTCACCTagatattcattaaaaaaattagtTTTCACTTCTGCCATGAGAAAGCCCCATGCTGTCTTTAGCAGTGCTAACGTATTTTTGTGGTGGGAGAGAAGCTTGAGAATGTGGCTTTTCTTTTCCACAGTGTTTTCTTGATATGACAGGCTGACTGCTGACTATAACATTTACCCTCCAAAACTATGATTTGGCTGGCAAAGCTCTATGCATACTGGTAGTGTGTGCATGACAtagcgtttgtttgtttttttttcattttggttatgTCTTTATTTACCTTAAGGCACCTATTCATTGTGGTTTGTTATTCAGCATTATTTATGACATAGGTGTGAGGatgaattttaataaaatacatgacTTACAAATTACTACACTGCCCTGGGAAAAAACATGAAACGGTAAAAAGTCAAATCTGTTGTCATGGCCCCGACAAGGCAGAACTTATGATAAatagtatgtgtgtctgtggctgtgttgagCCAGGAGGATACGGGAGGCAGGGGTAAGGAATACCACGCAAACACAGAACATTATATCCAGCTTTTTAGCTGTATCatttcaaacaaatatttttattaggATTACTCTATTGTTCAGGGAAGGGCaaattctctctgtctctccctcttatGCTCATTGAAGGAAAGAACACCCATTCGTTGttgtcagacacacacgcacacacaggtaaaacaTAAATGCCAATTAACTTATTTACCATGAATCGGTCTCCAGCTTGCACTTGCTGTAGACCAGATGCTTTACAGGAAGCTTCTGTGAAACATAATAAAACTCTCACAGACATGGAAAGTCATTTGATCCCAGGAGGGACCTCCTGGTGTGCGACTGTTGATGGTGAGGTAAGAGGAGCTTTCCAGCCTGGAAGTCTCAACACTTCCTAAATGGACAAAGGACAAATCTGATCATCTACAAATTAAAATGCCTCtgtgtatttgcatatattgGGTTCTACCCCACAAACCTCAGAAACAACAAAGTCTACCACTGATGCTCTAAGTCGGAGTCCTCACTAATGCAGCCAATGAACCGATGACtctgaattaaaaatgaaatacttGATGATAACACACCTGTTTCGTTCTATGAGCTAATTACAAAGCTTTCCTTTAGTTGGGTCAGGTTTCCAATGTAGGCGAGGCTACACACGTCTGGAGGTGAAAGCTATGAAGCCATTCACACTAGGAATGATTTGTTTGACAATGTTTTTTCTCCATGTATCAACTTGCTGTTTGGATTAACTTCTAAAAACCATCATTAGGTTTAAAACATCCTTAGACTAGATAATGCTGCTTTTTGTGATTTTGCGCAGATCTGATCAGTATGAAGTCATTTTAGTAAAAATTTAGTATTGTagattgggtttttttttcattgtatcTTTATCAGTACtattgtagtgtttttgttttctcacaaatgataaagaaatatttttatgttgtttacaagagtatgtatgtagtgGCTCACCACAAACTGAACTCAGTGACTCAGATCCACTTTCTGTGGTGCATAACCAGTGGCAGAACATCAAAGCCTGCAACGAAGACCTAGTATGAAAGTAAGAAAATACACATACTGACTGTTAAGTACATTCtaaaaaatacagttttgcAGCTCATTTAACTGGCGACAGCATGAAAGCATCGTGAAGGCATATGCTGTGCTAGGTACAAGTGTTGTCGATGGGTACAGGAGCATCAAAACTAGGCCACTGAGGAGCAGAAAATCTTTGCCAGGTTCCTTTCATGATGATAGAAGGATCAGGCTTGGGCACACGAGTCCATGGTCAGCAGTGGTAGCTGCTGGTTGATGTAGGAAACGTGTCCCTGACACACACTGATACTCACTGAAGAATATCGCAACAGCACGGTTGATCTTAATGTCACTGCTGACCAAACTCAAGCCTACATATGTACAAAAAATCCACAGTGTTAGCACaccaaagttcaagttcaagttcaagttcaaagagttaaaattctaaaaaacaATTTGGGCATGCTACAAAGCTGGTAATCCTCACCCAAATGGGTTCAGGAACAAGGCATTGAGTTTTCAGTGTGTCAGTGGCCTGCACAGGCTATGAATCTCAACCCAATCAGCCTGACCACCTTTGGCATTAGGTGGACAGGGCTGATCGTAGCAAGTATAGTGGAGTGTGATAGAGGTCTTTGACTTCAACTTAATAgccaagttttgttttgttttttttgttttgttttgttttgttttgttttgttttttcctcctcaCAAGCACATGTGTAGAACTCACACGAACTAAGGTCACCATCAAGAAATTCATACCTGAGGGGTATGTCTGAGAACAGTTAGTTTCTGCTCAGCGACAGATCACATGGAGCTTGGTGACTGCGTCCCCGTCCTGCCAGCTCGGTCTGCATGGCTTCTGCAGAACCAGCAACGTGAAGGATGGAGGGCGAACAGCACAGATGGACTGGAGCTACAGGAGTGTAGCCAAAGTCAAATGTATAGCAGTTCATataacagctgttgtcacaaagcatcaTTACGGATGTCCGAGGCCAAGCTCCCAGCAAACAAGCCAAaagcgacagtggcaaggaaaagccCCCTATTTTCTAAGACCACGAGGAAGTAACCTTCGAGAGGCACCAAGACTGAAAGGAACCCACCGAACTCTGCAGTGCGATGGGCACTGCACCAGCTTCACAGCCTTCTCACAGGTATTGAAAACTATAGCAGACCACATATAAGACTGTTCGAGAATGTTCGATAGCTGcatttttgtgttcatgtttttcataAACTGATGCTAAATGACAAGAGTGCATACTATTGATCAGTTTCTTTTTCCTATGAGAAAGTCTTTGATATGTATAACTGCTTGTAATGAAACTTCAAGTTTTGCAGACTGTACTCCCAATTTGCCTTTTCCTCGCATACATTGTTAGTGACGTGGGGTAACTGTAAGATCTTTTGGTCCTGTGGTGTTTTGAGGGGATCAccttgttcttgtttttcttttttaaaaatcaaacaaacaaaaaaaccaaacaaacagaaattgtgtttttgagGTTTATCTGTACCTGAAGCATACAGGTGAGACCGCAGTCACACTCGCTTTCCACCACGTTCTCACGACAGGAAACCAGGAACCTGTCAGTCACCTCGCCGCCGCTCGCTACCCATACCAGTCCCAGCGCTCGTGCTCTGGTCCGTGCTGCTGCAGCGATGGAGAGTGGCGTGCAGACTTAC
Protein-coding regions in this window:
- the ccr9b gene encoding C-C chemokine receptor type 7 isoform X2; its protein translation is MDSGIDPTTDPWSLDYALNQTTDYEHHIESGICEKSWVRAFRSSYEPPLYWIIFVLGALGNLLVVWIYTTMRNRLKTMTDVYLMNLAIADLLFLGTLPFWTTDATKGWVFGVSICQAIPAVYKINFFAGMLLLTCISVDRYIAIVHVTEAHNFKRRRMFYSKLACMCVWLVSCLLSLPEFLFAQISVGFCLPLLVMVMCYSMIIRTLIQARNFEKHKALRVIFAVVAAFVLSQLPYNVHLIIEATQAYNATMMDCEVMKMFDVAGQVVKSLAYTHCCLNPILYAFIGVRFRKDLLHLCHCLSAGLGGIHKPQAVPKRPSVMSDTDTTPALSL
- the ccr9b gene encoding C-C chemokine receptor type 9 isoform X1 — its product is MDSGIDPTTDPWSLDYALNQTTDYEHHIESGICEKSWVRAFRSSYEPPLYWIIFVLGALGNLLVVWIYTTMRNRLKTMTDVYLMNLAIADLLFLGTLPFWTTDATKGWVFGVSICQAIPAVYKINFFAGMLLLTCISVDRYIAIVHVTEAHNFKRRRMFYSKLACMCVWLVSCLLSLPEFLFAQVKTNPRGVSSCSLVYPTEDNNLTKVLVLSLQISVGFCLPLLVMVMCYSMIIRTLIQARNFEKHKALRVIFAVVAAFVLSQLPYNVHLIIEATQAYNATMMDCEVMKMFDVAGQVVKSLAYTHCCLNPILYAFIGVRFRKDLLHLCHCLSAGLGGIHKPQAVPKRPSVMSDTDTTPALSL